The following proteins are co-located in the Sulfurovum sp. TSL6 genome:
- a CDS encoding TIGR01777 family oxidoreductase: MKVALTGASGFVGTALQSHFKESVVIDRKDDASMIVKKLEDVHVVINLAGAPIIKRWSDPYKQILLQSRIDSTERLVKAINQSHVKYFISTSAIGIYPDDQKCDESCTQIADDFLGELAHQWEKEAMLCEKPTTILRFGVILGKEGGALAQMLTPFKWGVGGIIGNGKMMTSWIAIEDLVRIYQFLIDKQLTGVFNAVSPNPVTNYVFTKALGKVLHRPTILPIPEFALRIMYGEASSVLTGSKEVYPTALQEQGFVFEYTDIEKALKHQLT; this comes from the coding sequence ATGAAAGTAGCACTAACTGGAGCTAGTGGCTTCGTTGGGACAGCTTTGCAGAGTCATTTTAAAGAGTCTGTTGTCATAGACAGGAAAGATGATGCCTCTATGATAGTGAAAAAATTAGAAGACGTTCATGTTGTGATTAATCTTGCCGGTGCTCCTATTATCAAACGCTGGAGTGATCCTTATAAACAAATTCTTCTTCAAAGCCGTATAGACAGTACAGAACGATTGGTAAAAGCTATCAATCAAAGTCATGTGAAATATTTTATTTCTACTTCAGCCATTGGTATCTATCCTGATGATCAAAAGTGTGATGAAAGCTGTACCCAGATCGCAGATGATTTTTTGGGTGAACTTGCCCATCAGTGGGAAAAAGAAGCTATGTTGTGTGAGAAACCAACCACTATATTACGTTTTGGTGTGATACTTGGCAAAGAGGGTGGTGCATTGGCACAGATGCTTACCCCGTTTAAATGGGGTGTTGGAGGCATTATCGGTAATGGAAAGATGATGACCAGTTGGATAGCGATAGAAGATCTTGTACGTATCTATCAGTTCCTCATAGATAAACAGCTGACCGGTGTTTTCAATGCTGTTTCGCCCAATCCTGTGACAAATTATGTTTTTACCAAAGCATTAGGAAAGGTTTTACATCGTCCTACTATCCTTCCTATTCCTGAATTTGCCTTGCGTATCATGTATGGTGAAGCCAGTTCTGTCCTTACAGGTTCAAAAGAAGTCTATCCCACTGCACTTCAGGAACAAGGTTTTGTCTTTGAATATACAGATATAGAAAAAGCGCTAAAACACCAGTTAACCTAG
- the hemH gene encoding ferrochelatase, translated as MKRAVVLLNMGGPNNLDEVEVFLNNMFNDKRIISAPKPIRMMIAKLITWQRKKEAKSNYEALGGKSPLVGYTKKLMSKLETGIDATVHMAMRYTPPYSRDTLQGLKNVDEIYAIPLYPHYSSTTTLSSIEDFEESIKKQGIHAKVKTLHSYYRHPDYIAASIERIKETLGNDDPGGFELVFSAHGLPQKIIDNGDHYQRHIKYNVYHARKALLEAGIKFHKTHLAYQSRLGPLKWIRPYLEDKLKSLKKKKVIIYPIAFTIDNSETEFELDVEYREIADEVGFEEYRVAKAPNDHPSFVKCITDIYESMKAF; from the coding sequence ATGAAACGAGCTGTTGTATTATTGAATATGGGTGGTCCGAATAATTTGGATGAAGTTGAAGTTTTTTTGAACAATATGTTCAATGATAAACGTATTATCTCTGCGCCTAAACCGATTCGAATGATGATTGCCAAACTCATTACATGGCAACGAAAAAAAGAAGCTAAAAGCAACTATGAAGCTTTAGGTGGCAAATCTCCTTTGGTAGGGTATACAAAAAAACTTATGTCGAAACTTGAAACAGGGATTGATGCGACTGTACATATGGCTATGCGTTACACTCCTCCTTATTCACGTGATACACTTCAAGGACTTAAAAATGTAGATGAGATCTATGCGATTCCTCTCTATCCCCATTACTCAAGTACAACGACACTTTCAAGTATAGAAGATTTCGAAGAGAGTATCAAAAAACAGGGTATTCATGCTAAAGTAAAAACACTTCATAGTTATTACCGTCATCCAGACTATATCGCTGCAAGTATAGAACGGATCAAGGAGACACTTGGAAATGATGATCCTGGTGGTTTTGAATTGGTTTTTTCCGCACATGGATTACCTCAAAAGATCATAGATAATGGAGATCACTATCAGCGTCATATCAAATACAATGTATATCATGCACGAAAAGCATTGCTGGAAGCAGGTATCAAATTTCATAAGACACATCTTGCCTATCAGTCACGTCTTGGACCACTGAAGTGGATACGTCCTTATCTTGAGGACAAACTCAAAAGTCTGAAGAAGAAAAAGGTTATTATTTACCCTATAGCTTTTACAATCGATAATTCTGAGACAGAATTTGAATTGGATGTAGAATATAGAGAGATCGCTGATGAGGTCGGTTTTGAGGAGTATCGTGTGGCAAAAGCACCAAATGACCATCCATCATTTGTAAAATGTATCACAGATATCTATGAGAGTATGAAAGCTTTCTGA
- a CDS encoding NAD(P)/FAD-dependent oxidoreductase — MIEYAVVGSGIGGSSIAAYLDAKGYETILFEKEPYLGGCSSTFQHRGYLYNTGATTLAGYEEGHIVKSMFDKIGFTPELMVTDPTIVIIQNGKITPRFSDLEDFLEVLEQNYPHPKNREFWTLVHRLGKEFYVLHGHYYSNRSLWHKLISLTSFLPLLVKFQRFLRTNAYDFINDFYGDISEEYQKFLEAQILIVAQAHSKEINFFTAALSLGYSFNETHYVPGGFGRLFDQMTAKMKHVKRNTQIEKIERHSDHFILHTKNESLKAKKVILNSTIYDSEKLFNDEKIKNYYQKYETLNNHQSSFMLYMTIKSTKKYEHHYQLIQDEQYTHSISNAVFVSFSDITDNMLTPEGHYSVTASIHTDIRFWEDKKTYKDKKEELQRQMLKSICDILDINESEIVHQFAATPNSFKHYINRAQLGGNAITMKNFLPKLPSNDTSIEGLYHVGDTVYAAQGWPGVMLGVENLRGLLDV, encoded by the coding sequence ATGATAGAGTATGCAGTAGTGGGTTCGGGTATCGGTGGCAGTAGCATAGCTGCATATCTTGATGCCAAAGGGTATGAGACTATTTTGTTTGAAAAAGAACCCTATCTTGGTGGATGCAGTTCAACATTTCAGCACAGAGGTTATTTATATAATACCGGTGCCACAACACTTGCAGGTTATGAAGAAGGGCATATTGTAAAATCAATGTTTGACAAAATAGGTTTTACTCCTGAGCTGATGGTCACTGATCCTACAATTGTCATTATACAAAATGGAAAAATTACACCTCGTTTTTCAGACTTGGAAGATTTTTTGGAGGTGCTTGAACAAAACTATCCTCATCCTAAAAACCGTGAATTTTGGACACTGGTTCATAGACTTGGAAAAGAGTTTTATGTTTTGCATGGGCACTACTACTCTAATCGTTCACTATGGCATAAACTTATTTCACTGACAAGTTTTTTGCCTTTATTAGTCAAATTTCAACGTTTCTTACGGACCAATGCCTATGATTTTATCAACGATTTTTATGGAGATATTTCGGAAGAGTATCAAAAATTTCTGGAAGCACAGATCCTCATTGTCGCACAGGCTCATTCAAAAGAGATCAACTTTTTTACTGCAGCACTCTCTTTGGGATATTCTTTTAATGAAACACATTATGTACCTGGTGGATTCGGAAGATTGTTTGATCAGATGACAGCAAAGATGAAGCATGTCAAACGTAATACACAAATAGAAAAGATTGAACGACACAGTGACCACTTCATACTTCATACCAAAAATGAGTCTCTAAAAGCTAAAAAAGTGATACTGAACAGTACTATTTATGACAGCGAAAAACTTTTTAATGATGAAAAAATAAAGAACTATTATCAAAAGTATGAAACACTCAACAATCACCAAAGTTCCTTTATGCTCTATATGACCATAAAAAGTACGAAGAAGTATGAACATCATTATCAACTAATACAGGATGAACAATATACACACAGTATATCTAATGCTGTTTTTGTCTCTTTTTCAGATATAACAGATAACATGCTTACACCTGAAGGGCACTATAGTGTGACCGCATCTATACATACAGACATTAGGTTTTGGGAAGACAAGAAAACCTACAAGGACAAAAAAGAAGAACTTCAACGCCAAATGCTAAAGAGTATCTGTGATATACTTGATATCAACGAAAGCGAAATAGTACATCAGTTTGCAGCAACACCTAATAGCTTTAAACATTATATCAACCGTGCACAACTTGGAGGAAATGCTATCACTATGAAAAATTTCCTGCCAAAATTACCTTCAAATGATACTTCTATAGAGGGTTTATACCATGTAGGTGATACTGTTTATGCAGCACAGGGGTGGCCTGGAGTCATGTTGGGTGTCGAAAATCTCAGAGGATTATTGGATGTATAA
- a CDS encoding sensor histidine kinase has product MYNIALRIKVLDWLYILLIGVLFAMLLSSLGYVLLGLEWIQGAYFGAMLGFSITLFSLLFITFMNQTILPKISKIFWLPLAIFFSFLSGFLGTLLSINIAELWDITLIPLFHTHHVQIAVAIGVLTYIVGALLYRFVKMRNEKEEVDHHYVQSRLRSLETQLNPHFLFNALNSIAELIHQDPNKAETAILKVSTFLRNTMDEKALIPLNDELRNVRDYVELENIRFSGKIHMHIDHPMPKIKVPKFSVQLLVENAIKHGFIDKKMLEIFLSYDQSQNRLILKNNGKAMKNTEFGTGLTNLAQRLKLLCKGKIEITEKENPTFTIYLGDCHENTYR; this is encoded by the coding sequence ATGTATAATATCGCTTTACGTATCAAGGTCCTTGACTGGCTTTACATTTTACTCATCGGCGTTCTTTTTGCGATGTTGCTCTCTTCTCTGGGATACGTGCTTTTAGGTCTTGAATGGATCCAAGGTGCGTATTTTGGAGCGATGCTTGGTTTTTCTATTACACTTTTCTCGCTTTTGTTCATTACATTTATGAATCAAACCATTTTACCAAAGATCTCAAAAATATTTTGGCTTCCATTAGCGATATTTTTCTCATTTCTTTCTGGTTTTCTAGGTACTTTGTTAAGTATCAACATTGCAGAACTATGGGATATAACTCTCATACCTCTGTTTCATACACACCATGTCCAGATAGCAGTTGCCATAGGTGTCTTAACGTATATTGTAGGTGCTTTGCTTTATCGTTTTGTAAAGATGCGTAATGAAAAAGAAGAGGTTGACCATCATTATGTGCAAAGCCGACTTCGCTCACTCGAAACTCAGCTCAATCCTCACTTTTTGTTCAATGCTTTGAATTCAATAGCTGAGCTCATTCACCAAGACCCTAACAAGGCTGAAACAGCGATCTTAAAAGTGTCTACCTTTCTACGTAATACGATGGATGAAAAAGCACTTATACCATTGAATGATGAACTCAGAAATGTCCGTGATTATGTGGAACTTGAGAATATTCGTTTTTCAGGTAAGATCCATATGCATATTGATCATCCTATGCCTAAAATAAAAGTACCGAAATTTTCTGTTCAATTACTTGTGGAGAATGCTATAAAACATGGTTTTATAGACAAAAAAATGTTGGAAATATTTCTATCCTATGATCAAAGTCAAAATAGACTTATATTGAAAAACAATGGTAAAGCAATGAAGAATACAGAATTCGGAACTGGCTTAACGAATTTAGCTCAGCGTCTCAAGCTTCTCTGTAAAGGAAAGATAGAAATAACAGAGAAAGAAAACCCCACTTTTACTATCTATTTAGGAGATTGTCATGAAAATACTTATCGTTGA
- a CDS encoding LytTR family DNA-binding domain-containing protein, giving the protein MKILIVDDEALALSRLKRMLNTLGYEDIIEVDSATGALEAIKENHFDLALLDINMPGSSGLELGYELRYHQEDIAIIFQTAYDEHALKAFDIGAIGYLVKPFSIEQLEQSIERVKLESKSSNDLRLMSKTGESYYLLKPEEIYYVKADLSEVMLRSSKGFSYYAQKISDLEKRLLAYDFVRIHRSYLININKIKEIETIEQSKLRFSFQDISDQIESSKDGAKAFRKQFSV; this is encoded by the coding sequence ATGAAAATACTTATCGTTGATGATGAGGCTTTAGCACTTAGCAGACTGAAAAGAATGCTTAACACACTTGGATATGAGGATATCATCGAAGTAGACAGTGCAACAGGTGCACTTGAGGCGATCAAAGAGAATCATTTTGATCTGGCACTATTAGATATTAACATGCCTGGAAGTAGTGGACTTGAACTAGGGTATGAACTACGTTATCATCAGGAAGACATAGCGATCATCTTTCAGACAGCGTATGATGAACACGCGCTTAAAGCTTTTGATATCGGTGCTATAGGGTATTTGGTCAAACCTTTTAGTATAGAACAGTTAGAACAGAGTATAGAACGTGTCAAATTAGAAAGTAAAAGCAGTAATGATCTTCGTTTGATGAGTAAGACGGGTGAGAGCTATTATCTACTTAAACCAGAGGAGATCTACTATGTCAAAGCTGACCTAAGCGAAGTGATGTTGCGCTCTTCGAAGGGGTTCTCATACTATGCACAGAAGATCTCTGATCTTGAAAAAAGATTACTGGCTTATGATTTTGTACGTATCCACAGATCTTATTTGATCAATATTAACAAGATCAAAGAGATAGAGACCATTGAACAAAGCAAACTTCGATTTTCATTCCAGGATATCTCTGATCAGATAGAATCTAGTAAAGATGGAGCAAAAGCATTTAGAAAACAATTTTCTGTCTGA
- the proB gene encoding glutamate 5-kinase, with translation MNPYTRIVIKVGSSVLTEKGEIAKERMVNLVSFIVEVRKKYEVIFVSSGAAAAGYTALKLDKREHISKKVLAAVGQPILMSSYKRKFDIYDTDIAQILLTEDDFDSRKSTEIFNQIIHTSLKEDIVPIVNENDISSTPDQIFGDNDQLAARVAHHTDSDLLVILSDIDGYYDSNPDENPHAQMLKEVNSISEDELTAVYRPNNEFTSGGLYTKLVTANFLIDKKRDMFLCSGFDLTAAYDYLMDGNHTKGTLFRAKN, from the coding sequence ATGAATCCATATACCAGAATCGTTATAAAAGTGGGAAGTTCTGTGTTAACAGAGAAGGGTGAGATCGCAAAAGAGCGTATGGTTAACCTTGTTTCTTTTATCGTAGAAGTTCGCAAAAAATATGAGGTTATATTTGTAAGTTCTGGTGCAGCAGCAGCGGGGTATACAGCTTTAAAGCTAGACAAAAGAGAACATATCAGTAAAAAAGTTCTAGCTGCTGTTGGACAGCCTATACTCATGAGCTCTTACAAAAGAAAGTTTGATATATATGATACGGATATTGCTCAAATTCTTTTAACCGAAGATGATTTTGACTCTAGAAAATCTACAGAGATCTTTAATCAGATCATTCATACATCATTGAAAGAAGATATTGTCCCCATCGTCAATGAGAATGATATTTCAAGTACACCTGATCAGATCTTTGGTGATAATGATCAGCTTGCTGCAAGAGTAGCACATCATACAGACTCAGATCTTTTGGTTATTTTGAGTGATATAGACGGTTACTATGACAGTAATCCAGATGAAAATCCTCATGCACAAATGCTAAAAGAAGTGAATAGCATTTCAGAGGATGAACTAACTGCAGTCTATAGACCTAATAATGAATTTACATCAGGCGGTTTATATACTAAGTTGGTTACCGCAAATTTCCTGATCGATAAAAAACGTGACATGTTCCTATGTAGCGGATTTGACCTTACTGCTGCCTATGATTATCTCATGGATGGTAACCATACGAAAGGAACTCTTTTTAGAGCAAAGAACTAG
- a CDS encoding PGPGW domain-containing protein produces MMDFINDHENVLLWLAIGSFIGFIASILLIPWIVTQIPSDYFTHPKRQRYLCCQKPKIIRLLFIFLKNILGVILVLGGIALLLLPGQGILTILIGLIIMDFPYKYKVEIWIIKHPFILKAINKLRSKVKQRPLVV; encoded by the coding sequence ATGATGGACTTTATTAATGACCATGAAAATGTATTACTATGGTTAGCCATAGGTTCGTTTATTGGATTTATTGCCTCGATACTATTGATCCCCTGGATAGTGACTCAAATACCCTCAGATTATTTTACACACCCTAAACGTCAAAGATATCTATGCTGTCAAAAACCAAAAATTATACGCTTACTATTTATATTCCTTAAAAATATATTGGGTGTTATTCTTGTACTAGGCGGTATCGCTCTACTACTTTTACCCGGTCAGGGAATACTTACCATCCTCATAGGACTTATTATCATGGATTTCCCCTACAAATATAAAGTCGAGATCTGGATTATCAAACATCCCTTTATTCTAAAAGCTATCAATAAATTACGCTCAAAAGTAAAACAACGTCCCTTAGTGGTATAG
- a CDS encoding dihydroorotate dehydrogenase-like protein — MELTTTHLGLALKNPLIASASPLTGSLDSIKKLEDNGIAAVIMHSLFEEEINHEIRQIDHFLHIHSNANAEATTYLPSEVDFDNLHSEQYLEEIRNIKESVEIPIIASLNGVSAGGWVKYAKKLQESGADALELNITYIPTSIDMEGHVVEQMYIDTVTQVKEHISIPLNVKMNAYFSSPANMAKRFVEVGANGLTIFDNPTRVDVDLELLTPLQRANITNSANVSETLRWCAILYQKLSCSICAGTGIHSAEDVLKAIMSGADAVALASVLLNKGESEAAVILNEITQWMQEYEYDSISQMKGSISLTHTDNPSAYERNSYMYALQQYRR; from the coding sequence ATGGAACTAACGACTACACATTTAGGACTGGCATTAAAAAATCCCCTTATTGCCAGTGCTTCACCCTTAACTGGATCACTCGATAGCATCAAAAAACTCGAAGATAATGGCATTGCTGCAGTCATAATGCATTCACTGTTCGAAGAAGAGATCAACCATGAAATTCGTCAGATCGACCACTTTTTACATATACACAGCAACGCTAATGCTGAAGCGACCACGTATCTGCCAAGTGAGGTGGATTTTGACAATCTCCATTCTGAACAGTATCTTGAAGAGATCAGAAATATCAAAGAATCTGTCGAGATCCCGATCATTGCAAGTCTCAACGGCGTCTCTGCAGGAGGATGGGTGAAATACGCCAAAAAACTTCAGGAATCCGGTGCAGATGCTTTGGAGCTTAACATCACCTATATCCCCACCTCCATTGATATGGAGGGGCATGTCGTAGAACAAATGTATATCGATACGGTTACACAAGTGAAAGAGCATATTTCCATCCCCCTCAATGTCAAAATGAATGCCTATTTTTCCAGTCCTGCCAATATGGCCAAACGTTTTGTCGAAGTCGGTGCCAATGGTCTCACCATTTTTGACAACCCTACCCGTGTCGATGTGGATCTTGAACTCCTCACCCCTTTGCAGCGTGCCAATATCACCAATTCAGCCAATGTAAGTGAAACCTTACGATGGTGCGCGATCCTCTATCAAAAGCTCTCCTGCTCTATATGTGCGGGTACGGGGATCCACAGTGCGGAAGATGTGCTCAAAGCTATCATGAGCGGAGCGGATGCAGTGGCACTTGCTTCCGTACTACTGAATAAAGGGGAATCTGAAGCAGCAGTGATACTCAATGAGATCACACAATGGATGCAAGAGTACGAATATGACTCTATTTCTCAGATGAAGGGGAGTATCTCTCTCACACACACCGACAACCCTTCTGCTTATGAGCGTAACTCGTATATGTATGCGTTACAGCAGTATCGCCGTTAA